The region ATACCTGCCCTGCAATTCAAAAGCCTGCTTAAAATAAAGCAAGCAAAAAAGACAACCCCATGGAATTGTCTAGTCTATATCGAGTTCGCTTTTAAGTGCGTCTTGCAGCACTTGTGAGAAGTTTATTCCTTGGTTCTTGGCCATCTCATTGAGCCAGCTAGGTATGGAAACATTCTTCCTCACAGTAGTATTCTTATAGTGCTTTGCATAAGCCAGAAGATCCACTC is a window of Andreesenia angusta DNA encoding:
- a CDS encoding type II toxin-antitoxin system CcdA family antitoxin, whose translation is MDLLAYAKHYKNTTVRKNVSIPSWLNEMAKNQGINFSQVLQDALKSELDID